The following proteins come from a genomic window of Oreochromis niloticus isolate F11D_XX unplaced genomic scaffold, O_niloticus_UMD_NMBU tig00000755_pilon, whole genome shotgun sequence:
- the LOC102082545 gene encoding LOW QUALITY PROTEIN: ATP-dependent RNA helicase DDX54 (The sequence of the model RefSeq protein was modified relative to this genomic sequence to represent the inferred CDS: inserted 2 bases in 2 codons) produces the protein MTSPKTGCFHGFEHVFISSNFHQLSFFHLRVDDKPALLLHLLRNVVKPQEQTVVFAATKHHVEYLKELLSSEGLECAYIYSALDQTARKINIGKFVHRKAMVLLVTDVAARGIDXPLLDNVINYNFPSEAKLFLHRVGRVGRAGRSGTAYSLICPDEMPYVYDLHLFLGRPVQFASPEHTQDSEGVFGRVPQRILDDESAHLITSHENSLDLQNLLRVSENAYKQYLKSRSNPSPESIRRVKNXSKTPASEVMRAKRSKDTRLVDKFSKQREDRAAESRLQQPINPTTTADCDITEKRRVI, from the exons ATGACATCCCCAAAAACTGGATGTTTCCATGGCTTTGagcatgttttcatttcttctaACTTCCATCAGCTGTCATTCTTCCACCTGCGTGTGGATGACAAGCCGGCTCTGCTGCTCCACCTCCTGAGGAACGTAGTGAAGCCTCAGGAACAGACAGTGGTCTTTGCTGCCACCAAACACCATGTGGAGTACCTAAAGGAG CTGCTGTCGTCAGAAGGTTTAGAGTGTGCCTACATCTACAGTGCCCTTGATCAGACTGCCAGGAAGATCAACATTGGGAAATTTGTGCACCGGAAAGCCATGGTGCTTCTGGTGACTGATGTTGCTGCTCGTGGTATAG ATCCCCTGCTGGATAATGTCATCAATTACAACTTCCCCTCCGAGGCCAAACTCTTCTTGCACAGAGTTG GGCGTGTGGGACGAGCGGGCCGAAGTGGCACAGCCTATAGTCTGATTTGTCCTGATGAAATGCCTTATGTCTATGACCTCCACCTCTTCCTAGGGCGACCAGTTCAGTTTGCTtcacctgaacacacacaag ATTCAGAAGGTGTGTTTGGTCGAGTCCCTCAGAGGATCTTGGATGATGAAAGTGCTCATCTGATCACGTCTCACGAAAACTCGCTGGACCTGCAAAATCTGCTCCGTGTCTCAGAGAACGCCTACAAGCAGTACCTCAAGTCGCGGTCAAACCCCTCGCCGGAGTCCATCAGACGGGTTAAAA GTAGTAAAACACCAGCCAGTGAGGTGATGCGTGCCAAACGCTCTAAAGACACTCGGCTAGTGGACAAATTCAGCAAGCAGAGAGAGGACCGAGCTGCAGAAAGCAggctgcagcagccaatcaacCCCACCACTACTGCTGACTGTGACATCACAGAAAAGAGGAGAGTGATCTAA